The following proteins come from a genomic window of Pichia kudriavzevii chromosome 1, complete sequence:
- a CDS encoding uncharacterized protein (PKUD0A11380), with protein sequence METRSKVCGLRERLLLLEGKVGILKEQEPSFDAVEALDTLVSSYEPLERLVLKLQACGIDPMNANNLSSLKGLSAEDRGEVKMEILASYNTFIECSNRIETLASQYSNTIDQFLESFRKMVQLDGKYSRTAVITRYGQIMRRYDIAIKRLTKVLEQYALLKYKQSKLIMSINEKE encoded by the coding sequence ATGGAGACAAGGAGCAAGGTATGTGGATTGAGAGAGCGGTTGCTCTTACTAGAGGGTAAAGTGGGCATTTTGAAGGAGCAGGAGCCGAGTTTCGACGCAGTTGAGGCTCTAGATACCCTTGTAAGCAGTTATGAGCCTTTGGAGAGGCTGGTTCTGAAACTCCAAGCATGCGGAATTGACCCTATGAACGCCAACAATCTCTCTTCTCTGAAAGGCCTCAGTGCCGAAGATAGGGGGGAAGTGAAAATGGAGATTTTAGCCTCCTATAATACCTTTATCGAGTGTAGCAATCGAATAGAAACTCTAGCGTCTCAGTATTCAAACACTATCGATCAGTTTTTAGAGAGTTTCAGGAAAATGGTACAACTCGACGGTAAGTACAGTCGTACCGCTGTGATCACCAGATATGGGCAAATAATGAGAAGGTACGATATTGCCATTAAACGGCTCACAAAAGTTCTCGAACAATATGCACTTCTCAAATACAAGCAAAGCAAGTTAATCATGTCtataaatgaaaaagagTGA
- a CDS encoding uncharacterized protein (PKUD0A11390; similar to Saccharomyces cerevisiae YDL033C (SLM3); ancestral locus Anc_3.158), with amino-acid sequence MLRVSRLGIRLCTQKLGSEYPKHGQLCLFSTVAAPVVDSRFFQTQNPINGYRQVQPSPEDEIIISMSSGVDSSVAALMYSKKYKNVRGVFMANWSPDKIIDSNSACTVDSDWIQVQETCRQLKIPCTRVNFEKEYWTQVFEPMLEQYERGLTPNPDIGCNKYVKFGKMMEYLEDNYRDSNKKWWLVTGHYSRILHNDATGECNIFRAHYKCKDQSYYLASMPNRVLSKILMPIGHYTKPQIREIAQKYDLVTKDKPDSQGLCFVSQVGKFKDFLNEYITPNPGDIVTKDGKVWGRHQGLWSATIGQKSGISMPQGDPKYKGVWLVSDKNVERNQLIISRKDDHDAFYRDTIEVDLNTWYWMDKHTSWSTLNVDGSINCQVRSLQVPNIVEKFEMDIQNSKCSFKINEEIFGVAAGQTLALYRNDMLLGSGVIC; translated from the coding sequence TACGTGTATCGAGACTAGGAATACGTCTCTGTACGCAGAAACTTGGTTCCGAATATCCCAAGCACGGCCAGCTTTGTCTTTTCTCAACAGTAGCAGCACCGGTGGTGGATTCACGATTCTTTCAAACGCAAAACCCCATTAACGGTTACAGACAGGTCCAACCGAGTCCAGAAGACGAAATAATCATCTCTATGTCATCCGGAGTAGACTCGTCGGTTGCTGCACTTATGTATTCGAAAAAATATAAGAATGTACGAGGAGTGTTTATGGCCAACTGGTCCCCCGATAAGATCATTGATTCAAATTCTGCATGCACAGTTGATTCGGATTGGATACAAGTACAGGAAACTTGTAGACAGCTCAAAATACCCTGCACTAGAGTTAATTTTGAGAAGGAGTATTGGACACAGGTATTTGAACCAATGCTGGAGCAGTACGAACGTGGATTGACTCCAAATCCAGATATCGGGTGTAACAAGTACGTTAAATTTGGGAAAATGATGGAGTATTTGGAAGACAATTATAGAGACTCCAACAAGAAATGGTGGTTGGTAACAGGACATTATTCAAGGATTCTCCATAATGATGCAACCGGCGAGTGTAATATTTTCCGAGCACATTATAAATGTAAAGATCAAAGTTATTATCTAGCCAGTATGCCTAATAGAGTCTTGTCCAAAATCCTTATGCCGATTGGTCACTATACAAAGCCACAAATAAGAGAGATTGCACAAAAGTATGACTTGGTTACGAAGGACAAGCCAGATTCACAGGGGTTGTGTTTTGTCTCTCAAGTTGGTAAGTTTAAAGACTTTCTCAATGAGTACATCACGCCTAACCCTGGAGATATCGTCACCAAAGATGGCAAAGTTTGGGGGAGACACCAAGGATTATGGAGTGCTACTATTGGACAGAAAAGCGGAATAAGCATGCCACAGGGAGACCCCAAGTACAAAGGTGTGTGGCTTGTCAGTGATAAGAATGTCGAGCGTAACCAGCTAATAATTTCAAGGAAAGACGACCATGACGCATTCTATAGGGACACCATTGAAGTTGATCTGAATACATGGTATTGGATGGACAAGCATACCAGTTGGAGCACGTTGAATGTTGACGGGTCAATCAACTGTCAAGTACGATCTTTACAGGTTCCCAAtatagttgaaaaattcgAGATGGACATCCAAAATAGTAAGTGCAGTTTCAAGATAAACGAAGAGATATTTGGTGTTGCAGCTGGCCAGACCCTAGCCTTATATAGAAATGACATGTTGCTTGGTTCTGGTGttatttgttga
- a CDS encoding uncharacterized protein (PKUD0A11370; similar to Saccharomyces cerevisiae YLL050C (COF1); ancestral locus Anc_4.2), with amino-acid sequence MSRSGVAVSDEALKAFNDLKLGKKYKYVIYKISDDKTQIVVDKTSTDDSYDKFLEEFPENDCKYAVYDFEYEISAGEGKRSKIVFFQWSPDTASVRAKMVYASSKDSLRRALNGVSSDIQGTDFSEVSYEAVLDKVSRGAGSH; translated from the exons ATG TCCAGATCCGG TGTCGCAGTGTCCGATGAAGCCCTAAAAGCCTTCAACGATCTCAAGTTAGGTAAGAAGTACAAGTACGTCATTTACAAGATTTCCGACGACAAGACTCAGATTGTTGTCGACAAGACTTCTACCGACGACTCCTATGACAAGTTTTTAGAAGAATTCCCAGAAAACGACTGTAAGTATGCAGTTTACGATTTCGAATACGAAATCTCTGCCGGTGAAGGTAAGAGATCCAAGATTGTCTTTTTCCAATGGTCTCCAGACACCGCTTCAGTGAGAGCGAAAATGGTGTATGCATCGTCCAAGGATTCCTTGAGAAGGGCCTTGAACGGTGTTTCCTCTGACATCCAAGGTACTGACTTCTCTGAGGTTTCTTACGAAGCAGTCTTGGACAAGGTCTCCAGAGGTGCAGGTTCCCACTGA
- a CDS encoding uncharacterized protein (PKUD0A11360; Pfam Domains: Amino_oxidase(5.1e-59)|FAD_binding_3(2.7e-07)|DAO(1.4e- 06)) produces MSIETQVLVIGAGISGLKAASDLCEQGIDTVVLEARNRIGGRIHTERNTPTGNHYDLGATWFHSTMENPVFEKFINEWFEPQFAKYDDSKVGFVLDTPSGGFPNGVNFGPIVDELKYFFSNLGEDTTLQNAVVEYLKTKKTLVSQDESKYAAAVIRFAELLGGGQWDMISAKYSWGPFNGRDAFNTLGYDSVLGKLVEKIPQDKIILNAVVSTVEKIQSSDSIKVTTKEGKTYTCRYLVVTLPLGVLKMSNIDPTVEGAIKFIPELPENITRNFSKTHFAPISKVIVEYEKAFWPDNEKFLVLQVPNNDDLDLIKTYTATTYGDFSTKPKSKAFEFPCLVSNFDAVRGVPALMFLLPAQPTKELESSENPQEFGYQLVAPIIKKITGLEELPKPKFVLTTNWGTDPYSRGAITTCAPGDLFVNDALIEGFGNIRFAGEGTIAQGRACAHGAYLSGEREASYIIKHINQ; encoded by the coding sequence ATGTCAATTGAAACTCAGGTGTTAGTCATTGGTGCAGGTATTTCCGGTTTGAAAGCGGCATCGGATTTATGTGAACAAGGAATCGACACTGTTGTTCTCGAAGCCAGGAACAGAATTGGTGGAAGAATTCACACTGAAAGGAACACCCCAACGGGCAATCACTATGACCTAGGTGCCACCTGGTTCCATTCCACCATGGAGAATCCTgtgtttgaaaaattcatcaatgagTGGTTTGAGCCCCAATTTGCCAAATATGATGACTCAAAAGTTGGGTTTGTTTTGGACACGCCATCAGGTGGTTTTCCCAATGGAGTCAATTTTGGGCCTATTGTTGACGAATTGAAgtattttttctctaatcTAGGTGAGGATACAACTTTACAGAATGCAgttgttgaatatttgaagacaaagaaaacattagTTTCTCAAGATGAATCGAAATATGCAGCGGCAGTTATCAGGTTTGCAGAATTATTAGGTGGTGGCCAATGGGACATGATCAGTGCCAAATATTCATGGGGGCCTTTTAATGGAAGGGATGCGTTTAATACCCTAGGATATGATAGTGTTCTTGGGAAActtgttgagaaaattCCTCAAGACAAGATCATCCTTAATGCTGTTGTTTCTACTGTCGAAAAAATCCAATCTTCAGATTCCATAAAGGTTACTACTAAAGAGGGGAAAACCTATACTTGTAGGTATTTGGTGGTCACCTTGCCGCTTGGCGTCttgaaaatgtcaaataTTGACCCAACGGTTGAAGGTGCCATTAAATTTATTCCTGAACTACCAGAGAATATTACGAGAAACTTCTCCAAAACTCATTTTGCTCCTATTTCCAAAGTTATAGTTGAATATGAGAAGGCGTTTTGGCCGGACAACGAAAAGTTTTTGGTATTACAGGTGCCAAACAATGATGATCTCGATTTGATCAAAACATACACGGCTACCACTTACGGTGATTTCTCTACTAAGCCAAAATCCAAAGCTTTTGAGTTCCCATGTCTTGTATCCAATTTTGATGCAGTTAGAGGAGTACCTGCATTGATGTTTCTGCTACCGGCACAACCAACCAAAGAACTCGAATCTTCCGAGAACCCTCAAGAATTTGGTTATCAATTAGTTGCTCCGattataaagaaaattacAGGTTTAGAAGAGCTACCTAAACCAAAATTCGTTTTAACTACTAACTGGGGAACCGATCCATATTCAAGAGGTGCTATCACCACCTGTGCGCCTGGTGACCTATTTGTCAATGATGCCCTGATTGAAGGCTTTGGCAATATCAGATTTGCAGGTGAAGGCACTATTGCCCAAGGACGTGCCTGTGCTCATGGCGCATACCTCTCTGGTGAACGTGAAGCTTCGTACATTATTAAGCACATAAACCAATGA